GTCGCCTTCTACACGGGAGACCCCTGGGTCGCCCTCACAACAGCTATGATAGCCGGGTTGGGTGCCGGCCTGGCACATGGAGTGATAGCCGCCTATCTGAGAGGAGACCAGATCGTCGCCGGTATAGGATTTAACATGATAGCTTATGGTGTCACGGTCCTCGGGCTAGTAGCCCTATGGGGTCAGTATGGGTCCTCACCATCAATACCAACCCTACCATCCATAAGCATTGGACGAGGCCTACCATTATCCCCACTAGCCATAATAGCAGTAATCATTGCAGTATCCACATGGTACTTCTTGACAAAGACCGACACGGGCCTAAGGCTGCAAGCCTGTGGCGAAGAACCACGAGCAGCTGAAGCCATGGGCGTCAATGTCCTCCTTGTCCGCACCCTCGCAACGGGCCTGGGGGGCCTGCTAGCCGGGCTAGGCGGCGGCTATCTCGCACTGACACTAGGATCGTTCACACGCGGCATCGCAGCCGGAAGAGGCTTCATAGCACTAGCTAACGTCGCCTTCAGCGGCTGGAACCCACTGATAGCCATACTGGGCGCCTATGTATTCGGGTTCCTCGAGGCTGTCGCTATTACGTTACAGAGCATCCCAGCACTACAGGAGTACAGCTATCTCGTCAATACACTACCCTACTTGGGCACACTGCTAGTGATAGCAGGGTTTAGATGGAGGGCTAGAATGCCACGCGCGTTAGCAAAACCGTACATCAAGGAGTAGAGTCGCACACGCAGCCTTAGGAGCGCCTTAACCACTTATCGAGTGTCGAGCCGCTATCCCTCTTCTTCAATACCCTCTCCACAAACCTATCCCTAACCGGCTCGTAAACCTCCTTGTAGAACCTCTGGGGATCCATCAGCACACTCTTTGGGAACTTCTTTACATACTCAAGAGCCGCTCTCCACGCCTCCTCAAAGTTAATACCAGCCTCTTCGAACTTCCTTGTAACCTGTCGATCGAAATCCTCGGGACGTTGCTCAACCCCACCCATCATGAACCATCCATCAGGGCCCACCTGCACCTTCTCGCCTGCAACAATCTTCCATTCCCCTTCGCCACCGCCCCTCCTATAGTAGCGTTTGGAGGAAGACGACTCGCTAGCACTACTGGCAACGTGTATCCTGGCGCGCCTCGCAGGCCCATAGTACTTGGCCCATGCGTAGAAGATTGCGCGGTTTAGACCGAAGCTCTTCGCCTTATCCATGTCGCCGTAGAGCAGGTAGTAACGAGCAGCCTGCAACAAAGCCATAACAGGAAACCTGCCGGGTTCGCGAGGCTCACTAGGCCTCAACGCTTGTTGTACTAGGCCGGCGTTATACCCGAAGCCTAGCTTGGAGGCTCTTGCTTCCATTAGCGTTCTCTTCTTCACCTTGCCTATTCTTTTCAATGCCTCCTCTGCTAGGCTGGTTGCCTCGCCTCTCTCATAGACCCTCCAAGCGCTAGGATCGTGTTGATAGCTATCCGGCCTTGACCAGTCGGGTGTAAATTCGTCGAGAGCATCTGGTTTTAACGTTACAGCTACACTATCTAAGCGTCGGTGCAGGCTTAGGGGCGCTGTGAACACCCTCTTTGGCGCCACGAGGTTCTCTATCTTTATCATGCCTTTGCTTTTGACGACTACCTCCCATAGCTTGGGCTCAAGCGATTCGAGAACATACTCTGCAACGGCAAATGCAACATCTATGGGATGCGCGCCAAGATGTTCGTAGTCGAAAGCTCCCTCGTGTATCCTCAGGTGCATCCCTGCGCCGCTCCAGAGCAGGTAAACGCTACGCTTGACGCCACGCTCTTCTAGCCACTCGCTAATCAAGCGCGCCGCCTCAACGACATACTTCCAGGCATCAGCAACTCTGGACTCATCAACGATATCAATGTCTATGAATACCGTTGCAGCTTTTACATTACCATCGTACCCCTCTTCAACGTCACTAGGCGTTTCCAGCCTTTTGAACAGCTCTATGGTGCCATAGAAAGTCCTAGGCTTGATGGCTTGGAACACGCTAAGAACCCTAACAACGTCTCCTGGCTTACAAATGCTCAACGGCCTTCTTTCGAGCCACCTCGCCCATCTCTTCCCTTCACCCTCAACTGCAGCCCATCTACCACAAAGGAATGCAGCTACCTCCTCAGCTACATCACCACGTTTATAGTACTCAACTGGATTCACTGGCAAGAGGCGGAACCCCCACACTATCTTTTCACGGTGTAGTAGGGAAACCGTATTTTGGGCAAATGAGGACAAAAGGCCAAACAGCGATGCGAGATATAGCTAGACGCGCTAAGGTCGTGTTTATACTCGTCTACCTACTTCTCTTGTACTACCTGCTTTACAAGCTGCTACCCACGGCTCTCCAGCCGCCACCTAACCCGCTAGCAGCCTTAGCATCGCTAGTAGTGTTTCTAACTGCCGAGGTTATCAGGAGCGCACGTCTAGCCCTGCTGTATTGGGGGCGTTTAGACCACAACGTCTTCTGGAAGGCTCTTCGAGCGAGGCTGGCTGGCAACGTCGTGGCAATCGTCACTCCCAGCGTTGCTGGCGGCGAAGTGGTACGCGGCCTCGTACTCCACGGCGAGCTGAGCTGGGGCGCCGCGAGGGCTATAGGAATAGCCTCCATTGACGGAGGGCTGGACATGGTTATTGACTACGCACTTGCATTGGTCGCACTGTTGCTAGGCGCTGCCCCTGCCGCGCCACTCCCCGAGCTACTCTCGCTGCCACCGGCGCTTCTATGGATACTAGTTCTTGTTCTAATCACGACTAGGCACGCACACCGTATGCTAGAGGCTCTAGCCGGTAGACTGAAGGAGGGGAGGCTTGGCAGGATAAGTGGATTAGTTAACGAGGTTTCGGGTATCCACGTACCACCCTATCGCCTTGCAGCATCCCTCCTGTTATCCATCGCTGCTTGGCTTCTCCAGACACTCAGCTACGCTCTATACTCGGGCATAGAACTGGACAAGAGCTTGGGCTGCGTTACAGAGCTTTACCTGATGGGCGTCATACCTTCTCCTGGTGGTATTGGGCCCGGAGAACTGCTACTGGCTAACTCGTGCCCCGGAATAGCGTCTTGGAGAGCTGCAGCCCTACTGGTGTCCACCGTACCTGGTATACCCTTGGTTCTAAAAAAGTAGGGGTTAGATCATGCCTTCGCGTGCAAGCATCTCAGCAATCAGTATAGCATTACCAGCTGCTCCTCTTATCAGGTTATGACCAAGGACAAGATATGCTAGTAGTCTATCTTCGACCATCCTGGCTCGTCCCGTAACCGAGCTCATCCCGCCGCCTTCCATTCTGTCAAGCCTAGGTTGCGGCCTGTCAACCTCCCTCCTATACACTACGGGCTTCTCCGGTGCCATGAACGGTTTCTCGCTGCCCCAGGGCCTCCACGACTCCCAGGCTTGCACAACATCCTCCACACTTGCAGGTTTTGATAGGTATGCGTACACGCTCTCGAGGTGACCGTGTAACACTGGAACACGTGTAGTCGTAGCGTGGATAGTGAACCTCGCCCATTCTACACGGTCTCCGCGATAAACGCCTAGTATCTTGCGTGGCTCATTGGCTAGCTTCTCCTCCTCCTTAGCGATGAACGGTACTATGTTATCAAGTATCGCCATGGATGGGACCCCGTTGTACCCTGCACCACTCACTGCTTGCATGGTAGTCACTAGCACCTTCTCTAGCCCAAAGTTGTCTAGGAGGGGCTTGAGGCTCAATACTAGTATAGCTGAGGAGCAATTCGGGTTCTTGTATATCGCGCCGCTCCACCCTCGTCTCTGCCTCTGGATCTTCACGAGACCCACATGATCCCAGTTAATCTCAGGAACGAGGAGAGGCACATCCTCCTCAAGCCTCATTGGGCTAGCGTTAGATACCACCGTGAATCCTCTTCTAGCAAGTCCAGCCTCAATCTCACCGGCAACACTACTAGGCAGAGCTGAGAACACGACATCTACCTCACTCTTGGGCACGTTATCCACGCCAACCTTCTCTACCTTGATGCCGCAAAGGCTCTCGGGAGGGCTACCACCAAGGACCCAGTTGACGGCCTCACAGTAACTACGTCCTGCACTTCTCTCCGAAGCCGCCACGTAAACTATCTCAAACATTGGGTGCTCATCAAGCAGCTTTACAAACATCTGACCCACGAGGCCAGTAGCGCCTAGCACTGCAGCCCTCAACTTATCCGGCATTATCAGGTCCCACGTCTACACACCCACTACCACCAGTTAAGGAGAGAAACGCGGCCACGTGCACCACTCAGAACTCCATTGACGATAGACGAGTGTCTGTAGTATATACGGGACCTGTGCACAGGATGATACCCCCTACCATCCTGTTCAGGCGAGACACGGGTTCACCACTTGCTTCACGGTAACACCATCCGGTGTTCCCCACGGGTAGCCACATGGATACTACCATCACGCCGGGGAGGCCTAGGGGACGCAAAGTCATAATCCTCCTTGACCATCTCCTGGCTAGTGGAGAGAAGGGTGCGACCGCCGCCGAACTAGCACACGTCGCCGGCATCGCATCCAAACAGGTCTATCCACTACTACGATGGTGGATCGAGAAGCGTGTAGTTATCGTGGAGAAGGTTGGATGGCTAAACATCTACAAGCTCAACACGAGAATAAAGAGGGCCCTCGAGAAGCTACTACGTATAATACTCCGATCCCGTGAGGCACGCGTAGCATCTCTAGCTCAGAGACTTGCTGAGCACAAACTACTCCGCCGATTATCACCTGTCGAGAAGGAGATACTCGCCCTACTAGCCGAGAGGATACTATCTGGTTCACCTTACCTGAGAATCCACGCAGAAAACCCCAGACAAGCCCTCGACATACTCAAAGTAAAGCTTGAGTCGCGTTTCCGCGCCCTCGGTTTAAACCCTAACGAGATATCAGCACTGCTCCTAGAAACAGATGAGGCGCTTAACGAGCTAAACGAGGCAGGTCTAGTCTACATGGCTTGGGATACACGTAACCACACACTTATTCTCAGGCTTGACAAATCCCTCGAGGAAGAGCTGCACCAGCTTCTCTAGCTTAGCTCCCTCCTACAACTACAACTACTACTATCGTGTTCTGCGCACCTGCGCGTATGCGATACATTACCGCAGCATCAGCTCCCACTCTCCCGTACCTTCACCCCACACATCTCGACATTTTATCCGAAAGAGTCTCAAACCGTCTCATTATGACTATGAGAGGTAGGGATATAGGGGTGTTACAAATCGTTCCACTTGAAGTGCTGGTTCTCTTGCATCTCTTGCATCTTTTGGACAAGATCAACATACGCATCTTGTTATATTCTATACTTACAGGCTAGAGTCAGACCTGAGAAAGGCTAGTAAAATGGAGAGAAGGACGAGATGTCTCAAGTATTTTGAGTAACTTGTCACAATGTGTCAAGCCAGGATGATCGGAAGAAGTGTGCGTGGTGCACGCGTGTTTGTGCTGACAAGCGCCTAGAGGATGGGTGGGCGCCCCTGGCGCTGGGCTGGCTGAAGATGTGTAGTAGTAAATGGTGCTCAGCGGGGGGTCTGGTGTCCGCCGGTCATCGTCCCCCGGTTTCGGGGGCCTCTGGCGGTGGGCGGGCGTGTATTGCAGGCACAGTTCAAGGGTTGATATGTGATTAGATGCAGTAACCGGCTGTCCAAGGCGGGCTTTTGGGTAGAAAAGACAGGGTTAACTATCATGTACTTCCTGCTGATTATGATTGGGTCGAACGGAGGTTGGCCAGCATGCACCGACTGTATAATTTCTCGTTGCAAGTGATCGTAGCACTTGTCGTGCTTACTATTGCTGTGCCTATCGTTGCTGCTGGAGAGAGTGTAGTGTTGAAAGCATGGCTAGGTGTTGGAGGCGTAGAGGGCGACGCCAGGCTAGTATGGCTACCCTGTAACGGCTCATTAACGCCATTCTACCATATCGTGTATGTCGTGCCGCCCGGGTACGATGTTGCTAGCGTGAAACCCGTCGTAGTATGGAGGCAGGGTGTAGATCTGCCTGTTCTACCTCCAGCGGCTATAATAGAGAGAGTATATCCTAAAGCTGATACGAGCTTTGCAAGCCACTCCTACTCTTGCAAAGCTATTGAGGTGCAGCATGGTGTATGGCGGGGTGCAGAGATAGTAACTGTGTTAGTTGCGCTGTACTCGAGTAGAGGGCTAGCCGCAAGCGTGAGCGCGTACATAGATATAGTCAGGCATCCTGGCGAGAAGAGCTTCCTGTACCCCCTGGACGCCAAGCTGTTATACTCGATAGCGACGAAACCGCCGATATCCTCTCTCGGGAGTATCAAAACGCCATACAATATTGGAATAATCGTGGTCACGCGTAGCATGTTTCTACCTGTTGTCGAAGAATGGGCGGAAATCAAGGAGAGACAAGGCTACCGTGTAGAGATAGTTACACTGGAAGATTTGTGCAAGAGGATGGCTGCGGGTATCGATCTGCGTGAACAGCTAAGAGATTACATTCGCAGGTTGTACGAGGAGAGTAATGGTGTCTATCGCTACCTAGTCATAGTTGGCGACGCTAGCGGAAACTTCTGGAGCTCGAGCATAACATCGTGCGACGTGTTGAGCCCCTGGGAAGTGCCAACACAGTACTTCTATAACCCGGCATCAGCGGACGACGTTAGGACTAGTCACAGTGGATACTTCGTCCCGTCTGACATATACTATGTCACCTTTGACGGCAACTGGGATGCGGATGGAGACGGGATACTTGGCGAGTACCCGGACGATGTAGCAGCATACGATCCGTACCCTGAGATGATCGTTGCCAGGATACCCGTGAGGAGTCTTGCAGAGGCTAGACAAGCTCTATTAGCCATGGAGGATGTTTACCCAACTACAAACTCGATACTCCTAGCTGGCTCCATACTCTACTATCGCGGCGAGGAGCCCTATCCAGAGCTAGCTGCGCAAGGAGACACTATGCTAGAAGGCCTCTATTCTTCAACGCTAGAGCCGCTAGGGTGGATAAGGGCAGAGAGGCTCTACGAGCACTATCCGGTAGAAAAGGTTATAGTATCACCGGTTGACCTTAACGGTAACCTAACCCACGACACTATGAGACTCGCTTTACAAAGCGAGACCCGGATGGTGACAATCTTCGCGCATGGAAGTAAGAGTTGTGTATGGAGGAAGGTATGGGTGAGTGATACAAATGGAAATGGAGAGCCCGACCCGGATGAGATAACATTCAAGCCTTTCCTCTGCGCCGAGGATGCGCCACTAGTCAAGCCGCAGTTGCTCTATGCTACTGCAGCCTGCCTTACAGCCTATTTTGATGACCCCACATTGCTATCTCTAGGCGAAGCTCTCGCTGTACAGGGTTCGCAGTATGTGGGTTGGAGCAGGATAACGTTCGGGCCTCTGCTTCCTCCAGATGCGCAAATGGATCCTAACAAATGGTGTTGCAGCGACCGTCTCGTCTACTACCTATACCTGCATCTCGTAGCGCGCGACTCTGTAAGTCGTATTGGTGATGCGTTGTTACACGCGCTTGTAGAGTATGTTAGTACTGAGCCGTTGGATGCGCAGGGTTTTGACGGCAACGTGTCGAGGCGTGTGTTCTTCGCCCTAATGTATATGGGTGATCCGACTCGCCTTGCGTACTCGACACCGACGCTCTTCAACCCCAGCCTAAGTATCATCCCGACAACACCATACTCCACGGTTAACGTTGTGTTAAAGCTGCTCACTAAGCGTGGCGAGGTAGTGGAAAACGCACCAGTAACTGTTTACAAGCTACTCGAGCCGCCTTATGGCATAAGCCTACCTCTAGGCCAGAAGTACACTCTACAAGATGGCACGGTAACGTTCAGTCTCAATGTTGGTGTTGAGCCGGAAAGCTACATCGTATACTACCCTGGTAGCACAGTACCCCCAAACCCGCTTGAACCAACAGCAGCGATAATCACGCTCAACACGAGCCTAGCCCCTTGGGTGGTAGCGACTCCATCTACACTAGCGCCAGGACAATGGGTGACAATCGTAGCATGTAACTTCCCCCGACTCTCACAGCTAGAGGTCTACGCCGAGGGAGTTCTAGTCACGAAGGTCTACACCAACTCGAGCGGATGTGCTGCACAGCGTATTGCTCTCCCATACACGCTGCCCCCAGGGAGGATCGCACTCACTGTGGTGTACCCGCGCGATTCCAGTATCCGAGCATCAACAAGCATAGTCATCGTGTCAAACTTGTTGATGGATATGCATGATAAGCTAGAGCGAATAGAAGCTAGGCTGGCCACTGTAACAGACTACCTGAGGAGTCTACACGAGAAGCTACAAGCTATCTATGAGAGTCTCACGGCATTACAAGACGAGCTTAGCAAGCTAGAGCAAGCTAACCGTGTGGTGCTGAACGAGCTAAACATAACGGCTACAACCCTAATACACGAGCTCGACATGCTCGCATTACATGTCAACACGGTCAAGGAGTTAGTGGTGAGCATGGCTAGTGACGTAAAAGAATCGAAAACAGTGTTGTACAAGGTTGTTGAGAATCTGGATGGCTTAAGCGAAAAAATGGCTAAGATACGCGAGAAGGCAGTAAAACTCGAGGAACTACTCAACAACCACTCTAGTAGGTTGGCAGAATATATAGAAGAAACTCGTTCACAGCTACTCCAGGCGATCAGCGAGGCACGTAATGCACTAGGGGAGGCTATCCAACAGCTAGACAGCTTGACTAGAGACCTTGCTACAAACATATCACGCATAGATGCCAGGCTAGGCAGCGTTGACGCGAAGCTCGCGAGGCTCGAAGAGAACATAACAGCCATTCACGGTAAAATTGTCGAACTCCAGGGACGCATTGCATCGGTATCATCGAGGCTGGGGAAAGTGAATGTCGTGTTAACCACTCTGCTAGGCAACATGACAAGGCACCTCCTTAGACTCGAGAACGAACTTGACAAGAGCACGTCGGACATCATGAGTGCAGTGATGGAGTTAAAGAGTATAGTGGATGGCAGGTTGAGAGTGATAAACGTCACGCTAGATGATATAAAGAGTAGGGTCAGTAATGTCGAGCAGGTAAGTCATAGACTCACGGCGCTAGTAGTGGCAGGCTTAGTAGCGGCTGGCATTGCAGCCGGCGCAGCGCTGCTGAGGAGAGGAGGGTCATAGCCCCCGGTCGGCGGCGCCTGACTCCCCATCAATATCGGGCTACCCGCGTTTTCCTCACACCGGGGCTCCCTACAGAGTTGTCACGAGACTCCCTATCTCCTCGGCTATATCTACAACCATGCGTGTCGCTTGACGTAGTACATTTCGAGTCTCGTCGTCACTGTAGCCACATGCTCTATACGCGTGTTCAACTACCTTGCTTTCTAGTTTTCCCGCCCTAGCCCTAAACGCTGGATGTGGCAGCTCAGGAAGCTCGGGTAGCGGCGGGAATGTAACGACAACCTTACTCCTAATGCCACCGCTGCTTAGAAGCTCCCCTATAGGTGACGTGTCTAGCTCATGTAAGGTGTAGACCCTCTTGTTCTCGCGGTGCACGACCAGCACGGGCTCATCTCTAGAGTATACAGGATACACCGTGTACGTGACTATTATCAATGGAGTGTTTTCAAGCGCCTCGAAGTATGGTTGTAGCATCCTCTTTATCGCTGGAAGCGATACTCTACGAGAGCGCCTTGTCATCCTCGATACTATTATGTTGGCCTTTTTGCCGCTAAGGTAGAGGCTCGGGGGGTGTTTCCTCGCTGTAAGTACTCTAGAGTATATGCGGAGTGCTGGACACGCCCAACGGCCATCCTCTAGCTTCTTCAGCCCCTCATAGATGCTAGACTCGTTGAAAGCTAGGAGTTCCGTCACAAGCTCTATTGACGGGTCTGTCAAAAGCCTGGCGCACTGCTCCAGTCTCTCCGGTCTATTCTCTTCGAGCTCGCTGTAGTTCACTAATGTGTCAACTATGCACTCGAGGAGCCTCCTCTCAAATCCCTCAACGCCTTCGAAACTCCTCTCGTAGAGTTGGAGGGCGGCGAGCATTAGAGTAGAGAGGAGGCGTGAGGCACCGGCTTCGTAAGCCAGCACGACATCGTGAAGGTACACCTCGCTATACATGTACATTCTGCCTAGGAGCATGTTCTCTACGACCGATACACCCTTGTCGATCACCCCTACGTCGCTGTGGGCACCTCCAGGCAGCTCAGTCGGCGGCTCCCATGCAAGCACTAGTACGCTTATGAGGCGGTCCAAGTCGTACAGGCCATAGCTGACTCCAGCGCTTCTACTATCACGTAGTAGATAATCACCTCTGTCAACATCCACTGTGCCGCTGAGGAGACGGGCAGGTATCCACAGTGCCTCGTCCTTCACTTCCTTGCTATCGCCGTACGAGTACTCTAAAATGGATGTCACAAGATCGAGTACGGTATGGGCGTGCAAGCCGCATAGTGTATCTTGCTTTGCGAGTAGCAGGTTGACTAGCATAGTTGTTAGCTGTTCGTGCCCAGTAACTGGTATTGAGAGGCTCTCGGGGCCGTGTGCGCTTGAAACCACCTCATAGTCTTGTAGGGCTGTTTCGAAGACGTGGCTCCAAGCCAGATGGCCGAGGTCGTGTAGTAGCGCGGCTATCCCAGCAGCGCAGCGATACTCGCGGCTTTCGACGAGACGCTTTGCTAGCTGTGCGGCCTCGCTACCTTCTCCGTATATTCTCAGCGTGTTACGTACTATCGCATCAAGGGCTGTAAGCATGAGGTGTGCTACTCCGAGGCTATGCTCGAATCTGGTATGCTGTAAGCCGGGATACACATAGTGTGATAAGCCTGTCTGCTTTATGTAGCGTAGTCTCTGGAAAAGCGGGTCATCAATGAGCTTGAAGAAGTCGGAGGGTAGTACTATGCTCGTGTGAACAGGATCCTTCACTATCTTAAAATCTGTGTCGAGCGGCACAGTCAAGGGCGTTAGGCCATAGCTGCGATGAGCTTAGCCACCTTTTCAACCTTCCTTTTAACCAGTGGGCTGAGCTTATCCACGTGAAGCCTTACACTGCCATCATTCTGTTCTAAGAGGCCAGCTGCGGCAAGAACCTCCAGCTCAGCGCGCAGGTCACGAGTACCGCCAGCAATTATGACGTTGCGCTTCTCCTTGGCGCGTTTCAGTGCAGCCTCGATATCCTCCACCCTAGCCTCGCCACCGTTAGCCGCCAGGTAGCCCAGGAGGAAGTCGCGAAGGAAGAGCACGCGTCGCGGTAGAGTCAGTTGCAACTCATCACCCTCTAGTAGCATAGCGTTGATACTCAAAGATTGGCACCGGGTCGGTGCGACAAGAGTATTACCAGTTTAGCGTATCACGCGCGCCCCACAGTAATATTATTTGAGGGGCTACATGTGCTCGAGTATAACCTCGCCATACTCACCTCTCTTAGCCATCCACCCTGGAGGCACAACCACAGTAGTGTCGCTAAGCTCCAGTATAGCAGGTCCTTCAAGGGCACGTGGTATGCCACGATACACCTTAGCCTCAACCCAGCCGGCATTCAGGTAATAGACGCGCCTCTTGCCCACCTCTCGTCCCTCCGGCTCGCCACTACGTAGCTTCGGCCTCTCCACCTCGCAATACACTGTAACTATCGCGGTGTTGACGACTATTGATGGCAGCGGCTCTGGAGGCAAGTACCCATAGATCCTCTTGTAGGCCTCAAGAAACGCCCTCCTGACGAGTGACGCGTCTCTAGCATAGGCAACGCGTATGGGTTCCAGCTGGCCGCTAAACCCGACCAGTAGTGTCACATCCACACGAGGCTCGCACGATAATAGTCTAGAAGCTTCCTCGGCAACTATCGATGCACGCCCCTCTATGATGCGAAGAGTCTTCTCGTCAAGAACCTTGCCTACGTGGATACGCGTGGATAACCTGAACTCTGAGAGTAGGAGGCCAAGCGCCGAGAAGACACCAGCGTATGGTGGTATTACAACCCTTGATATCCCCAGCTCTTCTGCCAGCTCAGCAGCGTGTAACGGACCTGCACCACCAAATGCGTAGAGTGTGGCGAGGGAGGGGTCAACACCCCTCTCTATGGTAACCAAGCGGATAGCTCTAGCCATCTCGACGTTAACCAGTCGAAGTACCTCAGCGGCAGCATCATAGGCGTCTAGACCAAGCTTCTTCCCTAGAGCTTCATAGACTCGCATAGCAGCACTAGCGTCGAGCGTTAATAGCCCGTTGGCTAGAACCGGGGGTAGTCTGCCCAATAGGAAGTGAGCGTCGGTGACGGTCGGCTCAAGACCTCCCTTGCCATAACAAGCTGGCCCTGGCTCGGCGCCTGCGCTCAACGGTCCGACGCGTAGTGCACCTCCCGCATCAACCCATGCTATTGTACCGCCGCCAGCCGACACCTCGACAAGGTCTACGTGGGGCGCTCTAACGGGATACCCGCTACCTCTAACAAGCCTACCCGCATGGAACTTGCCGCCAACCTCGAAATACTCGGTGATGTAGGGCTCACCTCGTATAACGAGTGCCGCTTTGGCGGTTGTACCCCCCATGTCAAACGAAACCACGTACTCGTCTCCACGTAGCTTTGCAAGTGTGGAAGCCGCGACAACACCCGCTGCAGGCCCACTCTCTATGAACAATACCGGCTTCTCAAGAGCAGCTTCGATAGGAGCGACACCCCCGCTGCTCTGCATTACCAGCAGTTTCCCTGTGAACCCTCGTTGTCTTAGCGAGCTGAGAAGGCGCTCAAGATACCCTCTAAACAGTGGTCTTAGCATCGCGTTAACAATGGCTGTCGAGAATCTCTCATACTCGCCTGGTGACGGGTCTACAGAGCAACTAGTTAGCACATCAAGAGCTTCGGGACAGAATCTCTTCACAAGTGAAGCAATACGATTCTCCAACCTCCCCTCATCTACATAGCAATGTATGAGTGCTACAACATAGACCGTGTTTGGGCTACACGTTCTAGTCACAAGCCTCTCAACTTCGTCCACGCTAGGCTCGGTAAAGCTACCATCAGGGTAGAGCCGCGCATCAACCTCAAGACGGTTATAGCGGGGTACAAGAGGGCGCGGCTTAGTAAAGAACATGTTATACGGCTCGGGTCGCGCCTGTCTACCAATCTCCACAATATCGCGGAACCCCTTCGAAGTTATCAAGACTATATTTGGAGGCTCAAGACCAACCTGTCCAAGAAGCATATTGGTGCCGAGGGTAGTCGCGTGAATAAGGACACGTGTACCCGAGACCCCCGCTAGCCGCTCAACAGCCTCTACTACGCTGACCCAGGGTCTCGAGACGCGTGTCAACACCTTTACACTCGTGACACGCCCAGAGGCCGGATCGTAAGCAACTCCGTCAGTGAATGTACCGCCAACGTCTATGGCCACTCTCAGCGCTTCTACACCTCCACTTTGCACGAGGCCACCTATATACACCTAGAGTTACGTGTTGCGTCTATGGGGGATGAGGCCGGTCCTCAACCGCTGCCGATAGTGAAGGTTGAGGACCGGACCTCCGGCCGACCCCTCACCCAAACTATGTTAACCGTAAGGTGCCGACACGGAAACGCTTACATTCGCAGACTCCGATATATAAGGCCCCACCTGGAGGTGGCGACGATGGCTCTCCGCTCCTCCTCGAAAATAACGGCAGTAATAGCGGTGATAATCATAATAGCTGCTATTGCGGTCGGCCTACTGCTCATGAAGCCAAGTGCTCCGGAGAAGACGAGCAGTCCCGCTCCCGCATCGCCTACGGCCACTGAGAGTGTAGCGCCAGCTCCCAGTAAACCCAGCATAACCGGCAATCTAGAGGAGGACATCGTATCGATAGGTAAGTATCTCGTCGCGCATGGTATA
The Pyrolobus fumarii 1A DNA segment above includes these coding regions:
- a CDS encoding HD domain-containing protein, encoding MTVPLDTDFKIVKDPVHTSIVLPSDFFKLIDDPLFQRLRYIKQTGLSHYVYPGLQHTRFEHSLGVAHLMLTALDAIVRNTLRIYGEGSEAAQLAKRLVESREYRCAAGIAALLHDLGHLAWSHVFETALQDYEVVSSAHGPESLSIPVTGHEQLTTMLVNLLLAKQDTLCGLHAHTVLDLVTSILEYSYGDSKEVKDEALWIPARLLSGTVDVDRGDYLLRDSRSAGVSYGLYDLDRLISVLVLAWEPPTELPGGAHSDVGVIDKGVSVVENMLLGRMYMYSEVYLHDVVLAYEAGASRLLSTLMLAALQLYERSFEGVEGFERRLLECIVDTLVNYSELEENRPERLEQCARLLTDPSIELVTELLAFNESSIYEGLKKLEDGRWACPALRIYSRVLTARKHPPSLYLSGKKANIIVSRMTRRSRRVSLPAIKRMLQPYFEALENTPLIIVTYTVYPVYSRDEPVLVVHRENKRVYTLHELDTSPIGELLSSGGIRSKVVVTFPPLPELPELPHPAFRARAGKLESKVVEHAYRACGYSDDETRNVLRQATRMVVDIAEEIGSLVTTL
- a CDS encoding hydantoinase/oxoprolinase family protein translates to MQSGGVEALRVAIDVGGTFTDGVAYDPASGRVTSVKVLTRVSRPWVSVVEAVERLAGVSGTRVLIHATTLGTNMLLGQVGLEPPNIVLITSKGFRDIVEIGRQARPEPYNMFFTKPRPLVPRYNRLEVDARLYPDGSFTEPSVDEVERLVTRTCSPNTVYVVALIHCYVDEGRLENRIASLVKRFCPEALDVLTSCSVDPSPGEYERFSTAIVNAMLRPLFRGYLERLLSSLRQRGFTGKLLVMQSSGGVAPIEAALEKPVLFIESGPAAGVVAASTLAKLRGDEYVVSFDMGGTTAKAALVIRGEPYITEYFEVGGKFHAGRLVRGSGYPVRAPHVDLVEVSAGGGTIAWVDAGGALRVGPLSAGAEPGPACYGKGGLEPTVTDAHFLLGRLPPVLANGLLTLDASAAMRVYEALGKKLGLDAYDAAAEVLRLVNVEMARAIRLVTIERGVDPSLATLYAFGGAGPLHAAELAEELGISRVVIPPYAGVFSALGLLLSEFRLSTRIHVGKVLDEKTLRIIEGRASIVAEEASRLLSCEPRVDVTLLVGFSGQLEPIRVAYARDASLVRRAFLEAYKRIYGYLPPEPLPSIVVNTAIVTVYCEVERPKLRSGEPEGREVGKRRVYYLNAGWVEAKVYRGIPRALEGPAILELSDTTVVVPPGWMAKRGEYGEVILEHM